One Candidatus Cloacimonadota bacterium DNA window includes the following coding sequences:
- a CDS encoding PqiC family protein yields the protein MKVKILSLLILILVVLGCSTKRVERKYYIIDYNPVAKNPNLILSTPLPYKVQIPDSRISRVYDRTQVVFRYSAHRIEYSANDLWAVRLSSAIPDILIKHFIQYNIFSVTQRDFVIERPDYEVITFVNRLELLKSDYYKAIYLDMDIFLRRGSDLVYLVRHTFHREHEVYSDDVEIFVQNLSRIIKEETDIFIEKVLNHFEILIPENSER from the coding sequence ATGAAAGTAAAAATATTATCTCTATTAATATTAATATTAGTAGTTTTAGGTTGTAGTACTAAACGCGTTGAACGAAAATACTACATTATTGATTACAACCCAGTAGCAAAAAATCCGAACCTCATTTTGAGTACACCACTTCCCTATAAAGTTCAGATTCCCGATAGTAGAATATCTAGAGTATATGATCGTACTCAAGTTGTTTTTCGTTATTCTGCTCATCGTATTGAATATTCTGCTAATGATCTTTGGGCGGTTAGGCTTTCCAGCGCTATTCCCGATATTTTGATAAAACACTTTATTCAATACAATATTTTTTCTGTAACACAGCGTGATTTTGTAATTGAACGACCTGATTATGAGGTCATAACTTTTGTGAATAGACTTGAACTATTGAAAAGCGACTATTATAAAGCTATTTATCTTGATATGGATATATTTTTACGTAGAGGATCAGATTTGGTATATCTGGTGAGACATACTTTTCATCGTGAACACGAAGTATATTCAGATGATGTAGAAATATTTGTCCAGAATCTCAGTAGGATTATTAAAGAAGAAACTGATATCTTCATTGAGAAAGTACTGAATCATTTTGAAATTCTAATCCCTGAAAATTCAGAGCGATAA
- a CDS encoding MCE family protein, which yields MVTKAQKVRLGVFLFISIGLLILFLLIIAGTRLLERLDTYYIAYEDVSVSGLQVGAQVKYHGIRVGRVETIRIDPEDVNRVIVEVRVEKGTPIKTDTEASLILVGITGLKQVELFGGTTEAKLLEPGGYIRAGTTFFDDISISVEEITAKLDRVLGNIDSLTSVANQVKFSNMLTNLEVITQTTMRAVETLDSTINSREFESIISNAAIFTEDLAQADITGIVRELNEAITNANQAFTHIDLMVIRSRRDILLTFETLKEAADNFEEFTRLLSEDPSLILRRRN from the coding sequence ATGGTTACTAAAGCACAAAAAGTTAGATTAGGAGTTTTCCTGTTCATCAGTATCGGGCTGTTGATATTATTCTTGCTCATTATTGCCGGCACGAGATTGTTAGAAAGACTTGATACTTATTATATTGCCTATGAAGATGTGTCTGTCAGTGGTTTACAGGTTGGTGCACAGGTAAAATACCACGGGATTAGAGTTGGTAGAGTTGAAACTATTAGGATAGATCCCGAAGATGTCAATCGTGTAATTGTTGAAGTAAGAGTTGAAAAGGGTACACCAATCAAAACTGATACGGAAGCATCACTTATTCTTGTTGGAATTACTGGGTTAAAGCAGGTTGAGCTGTTTGGTGGTACAACAGAAGCTAAGTTATTAGAACCTGGAGGGTATATTAGGGCAGGAACGACCTTCTTTGACGATATATCTATTAGTGTAGAAGAGATCACTGCCAAACTTGACAGAGTGTTAGGCAATATAGATTCCTTAACCAGTGTAGCTAATCAGGTTAAATTTTCCAATATGTTAACCAATCTTGAAGTAATCACTCAAACAACTATGAGAGCCGTTGAAACGCTCGATTCTACAATCAATTCACGTGAATTTGAAAGCATAATAAGCAATGCGGCAATATTTACCGAAGATTTGGCACAAGCAGATATAACCGGGATAGTGAGAGAGCTAAATGAAGCTATTACTAATGCAAATCAAGCATTCACTCATATCGATCTAATGGTGATAAGAAGTAGGAGAGATATTTTACTCACTTTTGAAACTTTAAAAGAAGCTGCGGATAATTTTGAAGAATTCACACGGTTGTTGAGTGAAGACCCTTCACTAATCTTAAGAAGAAGAAATTAG